The window GAGACTTGGTGAGGCAACGGGCAGAGAAGCCAGAACGATTCATCGCCTCCTTGAATTTGATCCTTCCATAAACGGATTTAAGAGAAACAGAGACAATTGTCTTGATGCCGACCTGGTGATTGTTGACGAAGTGTCGATGCTTGACATCATCCTGGCCAATGCCCTGTTGAGGTCGATTTCCGCAACCGGTGCGCTGGTGTTGGTCGGTGATGCCGACCAGTTGCCCTCGGTCGGGCCAGGGAATTTCCTGAAAGATATCATTGAATTCGGCCGGATCAAGGTGTCCCTGCTTACCCGGATATTCAGGCAGGATGAAGGAAGTCTGATCAGCATTAATGGGGCCCGGGTTAACCGTGGAGAGCCTCTTGAGCTGTTGCCTGACTTCAAGGGGGAGAAAGATTTTTATTATATTTCCCGGGAAAATCCCGATGAGATAGTAAGAGAGATAACCTCTCTCTGCGGCGGCAGACTGACCGTGAAATATGGCTTTGATCCGCTGAAGGATATTCAGGTCCTTTCGCCCATGCGGAAAGGACTTGTTGGAATTGACAACCTGAACAGCAGTCTGCAGGAGGTTTTGAATCCAGGCAAACAGGAGGTACAAAAAGGGCATGTAAAGTTCAGGGTTGGTGATAAAGTCATGCAGTTGCGTAACAATTATGATAAGGATGTATTTAATGGTGACCTTGGTTTCATCGAAACGATTGACGAGGATGAGCAACTGCTGATCCTTGATATAGAAGGAAGGAAGGTCAGGTATGAGATGTCGGAGCTTTCCGAGCTCCAGTTGGCTTATGCCATAACCGTTCACAAGTCTCAGGGTTCTGAGTTTCCGTGCATCATCCTGCCTGTCCACACTTCCCACTATCCTCTTTTGCAGAGGAACCTGGTCTATACCGGAATAACCCGTGGCCGGCAGCTGGTGGTGATTGTGGGAAGTCGCAAGGCACTTGGCATTGCCATCCGCAATGATCAAGTGATGCAGAGAAACAGCGGGCTGAAGGAGAGACTGGCTGATGGTTGTCTATGAGATCAAAAGACCGACTCCGGTAGTGACCCCTCCCACCCCCAAAGTGGCCGGTCGTGATGTTGACCCCGTATTTGATATTGAAATGGCATCCCACGTCAAGCGCTTTGAAAGGGTCTATGAGTCTTCACGGGGGAAGCAGAAAAAGCAGGAAGATGAATATTCTCAGGGCGACAGGCCGCAGGACACGGTCCGGGAAATGGTCGACCGGGTGAATCGCAACCTGGAAAAACACGGAATTCTCGTTCATCTGGTTCTTTCCAGAGACGAAAACGGGTTTTCCGTCGATGTCTATGACTGTACCAGCAACGAAGTGTGCGAGGTCATCCGTGACATGGTAATCGACCTGAATGACCTCCCCGCCCTGATCAGAAAGCTTCAACAGGAAACAGGTTTTATCGTCGATACAGTTTCCTGAACGTCACGCCATTTATTTCATATAGGAATTCTTCCTGAATAATCTGCGATTTCTCCTGCCTTTTTCTTGTTGAAAAAAGAAAACAAACATGATAGGAATTCTGCTCGGCGAATGAATCGTCATTCATAATTTCTGGCCTTGTTTCTGGGTCTGTTGTTTTACCGGAATTTTTTTATGCAGCTTTTGCAGTTGTTCAGGGAGAAGGAGGGGGGGATTGTAAAAAAATGGGTCGACCATATTTTTTCCGAGTTCCCTTCTGAGTCACTTAGATTTCTTAACAATAAATCTGATCGATTTGCCAACCCGCTGGGGCATAATTTTACTGCAGGGCTGGCAGAACTTTTCAGAGCCCTGGGGTCGGATGTGGATGTAGATATCACACCCGCCCTTGAGCAGTTGATGAAACTAAGGGCGGTTCAGAAAGAACACACCCCTTCCGAGTCGTTAAGCTTTATTTTTGAAGTAAAAAGAATCTTCAGGAGCGAATGCCGCAAGGAGTGGTCCGCTGAGCTTGAACAGCAATGGCCTGATTTTGAAGCCAGGGTGGACAAGCTGGCTCTTCAGGGTTTTGATCTGTACATGGCCAGTCGTGAAAGGTTGTTCAATGTCCGCATGCATGAACTGCGAAGCGGACGCGGTGAAATAGTTGATCGGGCGAGATGTCCATCCGCGATGTTGCGGGAAGAGATGAAGTTGAAGGAAAAAAGTTAATGACAGCTAAACCATTAATCACAGTTCAACTAGATGCGAGGTAACAGTAAATGAAAGTCCTGAAAGCTTTAGGTATTGTCCTGGTGCTGATGGCGTTGGCCTATGTGGGCGTTATGTTGCCCGGCGGGCGAACGCTGTTCGGGGTCGTCTTCCCGTACCTGGCCCTGGCCATATTCATCATCTTCTTCATCGCCAAGGTGGTGGGCTGGGCTAAGTCTCCTGTACCATTCAGGATCCCGACCACCAGTGGCCAGGCGAACTCTCTGCCGTGGATCAAACAGAACAAGCTGGATTGCCCTTCAACCACTGCAGGGGTGATCGGCAGGATGGTGCTGGAGATCTTCGCTTTCCGGTCACTGTTTAAAAACACCCGGGCGGAGATTCACGAAGGACCGAAACTTGCCTACGGGAGCAGTAAGTTCCTCTGGCTGTTCGGGATCATGTTTCATTATTCGTTCCTGTTGATCGTTCTTCGCCACCTGCGCCTCTTCACCGACCCGATTCCCGCTTTTGTTCACGCGCTGGAATTTGGCGACGGTTTTCTGCAGGTGGGGGCGCCCACCCTGTACATTACCGATCTGGTATTCATCGGGGCGCTGACCTTTCTTTTCCTGCGTAGACTTGTTCTTCCCGCTATCCGCTACATATCCCTGCCGGCAGATTATTTTCCGCTTTTCCTGATTCTCGGCATCGGTATCACCGGGGTGTTGATGCGGTACTTTGTCCGGGTTGATGTCGTCAGCATCAAGATGCTGACTCATGGTCTGGCAACTTTTCAGCCGGTTATATCTGAAAATGTCAGCGGCCTATTCTTTGTCCATCTTTTTCTGGTCGCGTCCCTTCTTGCCTATTTCCCATTCAGCAAGTTGATGCATCTGGGCGGGGTGTTTTTAAGTCCGACCAGGAATCTTGCCAACAACAGCCGTATGGTGAGACATATCAATCCCTGGAATGATCCCTCCATCAAACCCCATTCTTATGCCAGTTATGAAGATGAGTTCCGGGAGTTTATGGTAGATGCGGGTCTGCCTGTCGATAAAGAGTTGCCGCCAGCGCCAGCTGAGGAAGTGGCTCCAGCGGAAGGTGGAGCGTCGGCGGAATCTGAATGAGCATGAAAATCAGCTGATAAGGAACTACGAAAATGGCAGATACTAAAGTTGCACAAATGAGTGAGAGCGTTGCGAAAGACCCGTCGCTGATGACGGGCGCCGTCCCGAAGAAGGACTGGATGGATACGCCGGCAGTGTTCAAGCCGGGGAACTACTGTTACCCGGGCAAGGAAAGCATGGCAGCGTATCATGGCAAAAATCTTCCCGGGAAATTCGGTCCGGCTCGCGTCTGGGATGTTGAGAGTGATGACTGGAAGCTGGTGGATAACTGGCAGCAGATCCTCCTCGAGGGGATGAAGGAGCGGCTGGAAAAGTTCCGTTCTTTCAAAATCTTCATGGACTGCTGTGTGCGTTGTGGTGCCTGTGCCGACAAATGTCACTTTTTTCTTGGCACCGGAGACCCCAAAAACATGCCGGTACTGCGGGCCGAACTATTGCGGTCGGTCTACCGGAATGATTTTACCACCGCCGGAAAAATCCTTGGCAGCCTCGCCGGCGGCAGGGAGATGACCTTTGAGGTTCTTAAAGAGTGGTTCATGTATTTCTACCAGTGTACTGAATGCCGGCGTTGTTCAGTATTCTGCCCCTATGGGATTGATACAGCCGAAATTACCATGATGGGACGTGAGCTTCTCCATCTGGTCGGAGTCAATACCAACTGGATCCTTGAGCCTGCGGCAAATTCCAACCGGACAGGGAACCATCTCGGTCTCCAGCCGCACACCTTTAAAGAGAATGCTGAATTCCTTCTTGATGATATCGAGGAAGTGACCGGCATAAGACTGAACAGCCTTACATTCAACCGGAAGGGAGCTGAAATCCTTTTTGTAATTCCTTCGGCCGATGTATTTGCAGATCCCGGCATCTTCACCTTCATGGGCTATCTGCTTCTTTTCGATCATATCGGTCTGGATTATACGATCAGTACCTATTCTTCCGAGGGTGGCAACTTCGGGCTCTTCACCAACAACGAGCTGATGAAGAAACTGAACGGCAAGATGTATGCCGAGGCCAAAAGACTTGGGGTTAAATGGATCCTGGGCGGTGAATGTGGTCATATGTGGAGAGTTATCCATCAGTATATGGATACCATGAACGGCCCTGCCGATTTTCTTGAGGTCCCGAAATCACCGATCACCGGCACCGTGTTTGAAAACGCCGCTTCCACCAAGATGGTTCATATCAGTGAATTTACTGCCGATCTTATCAAGCACGACAAGTTGAAGCTCGATAAGTCCCGGAACGATCACCGGATAGTCACTTTCCATGATTCCTGTAATCCTGCCCGGGCCATGGGTTTGCTCGATGAACCACGTTACATACTTGAGAATGTTTGCAATAATTTCCACGATATGCCTGAAAACACAATCCGGGAACAGACTTTCTGCTGCGGTAGCGGCACCGGTCTGAACACCGGTGAGATCATGGATCTGAGGATGCGGGCTGGTCTGCCGCGCGCCAACGCGGTAAAGTACGTTGAAGAAAAGTACGGTGTCAATATGCTTGCTTGTGTTTGTGCAATTGACCGTGCCACTCTTCTGGCCCTGATGCAATATTGGAATCCGAACGTTGAGGTGTGCGGTGTTTCCGAATTGGTCGGAAATGCTCTCATCATGGACGGGGAAAAAGAGAGAGATTCCGGACTCCGGTTCGAGCCTCTCGCAGCAAATGAGGGTGAAACAGATGTATGATAAAGGAAAGATCATAACCGGTCTGATCGTCTTTGTGGGCCTGATCACATTCCCGATCTGGTACGGTTTCGGCAGTGCCGGCCATCTGCCGAACCCGGAGAAGCCGAAGAACGCCAAGGAATGTGTAGAAGCAGTGGATTATATGCGTACGTCTCATATGCAGCTCTTGAATGAGTGGCGGGATGATATTGTCAGAAGTGGCGGGACCCGTGCTGGGATTACCCATGACGGGACTGAATATATTCGGAGTCTGCAGAAGGGTTGCATGAAGTGTCACACCAACAAAGCAAAATTCTGTGACGAGTGCCATACCTATACAGCTGTAAAACCTTACTGCTGGGACTGCCACATCCAGCCTAAGGAGGCGAACTGATGGATAACAGCAGAAGAAAATTTCTTAAACTGGCCGGAGTTTCAGCAATAGCCGGCATTGCAGCACCTGCAGCATTCAATTCCTTGTTGAAAGGCGAGGCATTTGCTTCAGGCGGCGGTAGCGGCCACGGGGAAGATAAAGCGCCAACCGGTAAGCGATATGGATTTGTAGTGGATGTTCAGAAATTCGCCGCCGATAAAGATCTTGCCCAGCGCTGTATCAATGCGTGCCATACCACCCATAATGTCCCGGACTTCGGGAAGGACAACAAGAAGGATGAGATCAAATGGATCTGGACGGAGACCTTTGGTCATGCATTTCCCGATCACAGTCAATATAAAAAGAATACGCAGCTTGTCGATCTGCCGATTATGACTTTCTGTAACCATTGCGACAATCCTCCTTGTGTAAGGGCTTGTCCGACCAAGGCGACTTTCAAGAATGCTGACGGAATGGTGTTGATGGATTTTCATCGTTGCATCGGGTGCCGGTTCTGTATGGCGGCCTGTCCCTATGGGGCGAGGAGCTTCAACTGGCGGAATCCCGCAGTTAAGAATGAAGACGGATCATACAAGTATATTCGTCGCCCGAATCTTGATTTTCCCACCAGAATGCGGGGTGTGGTCGAGAAATGCAATATGTGCGCCGAGAGACTGGCCGAAGGCAAACAGCCTGCCTGTGTCGATGCCTGCCGGCCAACTGACGGCATTATTTTTGGCGACTTGAATGACCCGAATTCTGAGGTGTCAAAGGTTTTGAGGGAGAAATTTACCATTCAGCGGAAACCGGCGCTTGGGACCAAGCCGTCGATTTTCTATATAATATGAGGTGAAAAGTCATGATTGAAAAAGCACTATCTGGAAACAGATTATACTGGACATGGCTGGCTATTCTCCTCGCCATAATGGGTGTGGGGGGCTTGTGCTACGTTCAGCAGTTCAACTACGGTCTCGGGATAACCGGTATGAGCCGGGATGTCTCATGGGGACTGTATATTTCCCAGTTCACCTTCCTGGTTGGAGTTGCCGCCGGAGGAGTTATGCTGGTGCTGCCTTACTACCTGCATAATTACAAGGTGTTCGGGAGGATTACGATCCTGGGTGAATTCATGGCCGTGGCAGCGGTTTCCATGTGCCTGATGTTTATTCTTGCCGATCTCGGTCAGCCGATGCGGGCATTGAACGTTCTTCTGCATCCGACTCCAAACTCTATTCTTTTTTGGGACATGATCGTTCTGAACGTCTATTTGTTCCTGAATATTGTTGGTGGCTGGGTGATTCTGAATGCTGAGAAAAAAGAGGTTCCCCCGCCGAAATGGGTCAAGGCGCTCATCTATATTTCAATTCCCTGGGCGATCAGTATCCATACGGTTACGGCGTTTCTCTACTGCGGTCTTCCAGGACGTCATTACTGGTTGACTGCCATTCTGGCTCCACGCTTCCTGGCCTCAGCTTTTGCGGCCGGTCCTGCCCTGCTGGTTATCTGTGCGTTGATACTTCGACGCTATACTGCATTTGATGCTGGTAAAGAGGCAATCAACAAGTTGGTGACGATCATCACTTATGCCGCGATCCTGAACTTCTTCTTTGTCGGACTTGAACTCTTTGTCGGATATTACAGTAATATTCCGGGACATATGCATACTTTGGATTATCTCTTTTTTGGCCATGAAGATGGTGGAGTTCTTTATGATAATCTGGTTGGGCCGATGCGGTTCTCAATGTTCATCGGCATGGCAGCAACCATTGCCCTGTTGTTCCCGAAAATGCGTGACAGTTACTGCAAAATCGGCTGGCTCTGCGGCGCTATCTTCCTTTCTCTATGGATTGATAAAGGGCTTGGCCTGGTTCTTGGCGGGTTTGTGCCTTCCCCGCTTGACTATTATGTCGAGTACTACCCAACGGCTATTGAGCTAGGCATCACCGCCGCAGTGTGGGCAACAGGCGCCTTTATCCTGACCGTACTTTACAAGGTGGCCATTTCGGTTAAGCTGACCAAAGAAGCATAAAGTAGATTTTGACCTGAAGGTCATTTTGTCGATTAAAGCAAGCCTCCCATCGGGAGGCTTGCTTTTTTAGTTTCCAGGAATTAAGAATAGGTTCTTTTCCTTCAAGATGAGCAGATATAGGGCAGATGAAAAAATACAGCAATATTCTTTCCAGGATCGGCAATACTCCATTAGTCCCTATTCAGAGGCTGAATCCATACAAGAATGTGTTAATTCTTGCGAAGCTTGAGTCATTTAATCCGGGAGGTTCGGTTAAGGAGCGTATTGCTCTCAACATGATCGAGACCGCTGAGAAGAGCGGCGAACTGACGCCGGACAAGATTGTCCTTGAAGCAACCAGCGGCAATACAGGCATCGGTCTGGCGATGGTCTGTGCTGTCAAGGGCTATAAATGTCAGCTGGTCATGCCGGAATCAGCAAGTATTGAACGGCGCAAGATCATGACCGCCTATGGAGCGGAAATTCTTCTCACTCCAGCCAAAAGAGCAACGGATGGAGCGATTGAACAGGCTTACGCCATGGCCCGGGAACACCCTGACCGTTATTTTTTGACTGACCAGTTCAATAACGATGCCAACTGGCAGACCCATTACCAGCATACCGGCCCGGAAATCTGGGAGCAGACCGATGGCAAGGTTACGGATGTTGTTGCAACTCTTGGAACCACAGGCACCGTGATGGGGATCTGCCGTTATATGGCGGAACATCACCCTGAGGTGAAAGTGACCGCCATGGAACCGTTTCTGGGTCATAAGCTTCAGGGTCTGAAGAATATGAAGGAGTCATATAAGCCCGGGATATTCAAGCGAAATGAACCCTTTCAGGTGATCAATATCCCTGATGAAGAGGCTTTTAGTAAGGCCAGACAGTTGGCGGCCAGGGAGGGTTTGTTTGTCGGGATGAGTTCCGGAGCGGCCATGTGTGCCGCTCTGACCAGAGCTGCCCAGATTGAGAAGGGCCTCATAGTTGTTATTTTCCCGGATGGCGGCGAGAAATATCTTTCCACCCCGCTGTTTAGTGCAGAACAGGTCAAGGAGGAGGTGGAGGTTGTATCCCGGCTCAAGTTTTACAATACCCTGTCGAAGCGCAAAGAGCTCTTCAGACCTGTAAATCCCAAAACGGTAACTTTCTACACCTGTGGGCCGACCGCGCATGAGCCGGCCAATCTGGGCCATTGTCGACGCTTTATTCATTCCGATCTTGTGAGTCGCACATTGAAGTACCGTGGCTATGAGGTGAAGTTCTTCATGAATTTCACAGACCTCGACGACAACACCATCAGAGGTGCCGAGGAGAACGGTCAGTCTGTTGCCGATTTCACTGCTGGATATATCAGCCAATTCAAGCAGGATATTGCAGCTTTAGGGGTACTCCCTGCTACCGAATATCCCAAGGCTTCGGAACATGTCAACCGGATGATCGATATGTCCCGTGACCTCGTGAAAAAAGGTTTTGCTTACGAAAAACATGGCTCCATCTATTTTGATATTTCCAAATTTTCCGGGTACGGGAGGCTTTCCGGTATCGATCTCAGCAAGATCCAGCATGGGAAAACCGTTGATCTGGATGATTATGAGAAGGACAGCCCGGTTGATTTTACCCTGCTTAAAAGATCAGCCCTTACTGAGCTGAAGAGCGGAATATATTTTGAAACCGAATGGGGAAAGATGAGACCTGGCTGGCATATTGAGTGTGCGGCGATGTCTTGTCATTTCCTTGGTGATACTATTGATATTCATTCCAGCAGTCGGGATCTGATGTTTCCGCATCATGAGAACGAGATCGCCATTGCCGAGGCACTCAGCGGCAAACCGCTGGCCAATTTCTGGCTGCACAGTGAGCTTGTGCTGGTAGAAGGAAAGAAGTTGAGCCGGGGGGCAGGGAATCTCATTACCCTGAAAGATCTTGTTGCTAAAGGATATTCAGCCCGCCAGGTCCGGTATTATCTGTTACGAACGCATTATCGTAAACCCATCAATTTTTCTTACCGGAAATTTGATGCAGCCTTGGCAAGTTTGAAGAGGCTCGACGAATTCTGCATCAAGATTCTGTGCCTTCCACCTGACTTGCCCCATCCTGAAGTGGCCGCTTATCTGACAGAGCTTGAGGAAAGGTTTTTTGCAGGACTCGATGATGATCTGAACGTCTCAAAGGCTTTTGGAGCCTTGTTTGACTTCGCCAAGAGGGTCAACCCTATTCTGGAAGCAGGGCGGCTTGATCGGGACCAGAAGGCGTATATCCTTGATGCGTTAAGGCGGATCAATTCGGTGCTCAATATTCTGAAACTTGAGGAATGTCCTTTGGCCCCGGAAATTGACAAGCTCATAAAAGAAAGGGAAGATGCCCGCCGGAACGGTGACTGGGTCAAAGCTGACGGGGTTCGCGATCAGCTTGCCAGTCAGGGTATTGAGGTGATTGATACTGCGAAAGGGACGACGGTCTGGAAAGAGAAGAAAGGTGGCAAATAGGACAGGCGGCAGACATTTTTTGGATTGGGATGGCAACTGATTTGTTTACGGTGTTAGTTAGCAGGCTGCTTTTCGTCTTAACCGTTTTCAGGACTCTGAGTTGAATGAAGCATAATGGCGTAAGTTCAAACAATAAGAGTTGCAAAGTCGGGAGTGAAGTGCTAAAAAAAGCAACTTCTGAATGAAGGTTTATCCAGGACGCGCCCGTAGCTCAGCCGGATAGAGCACCGGCCTTCTAAGCCGTAGGTCACAGGTTCGAATCCTGTCGGGCGTACCAATTGAATTTTCTCTTCCCATCTAATATGGAAGGACCGAGAAGAATACACACTGTCCTTCGGCCTCCTTGTCTACTGACAACCCTGTCGTGCTTACCAAATATGATTTTACCCGGTGACTGAATTTATCCAGGACAAAGGTAGGGTCTTTCTTTGTCCCTCAGCACGCCGTGTTTGTTGGCGAGGGCTTATTACTCTTTATAGAAGAGCGCTCTGCCCGTGCAATGCTATTGAGGAATGTTGCGAATTCCATAAAAGGGAGTGCTAAAGCTGTTCACATGACATCCAGTAGAAAAAGATACGGATGTAAGTGGAATAGTAACGAAAAACGCCCCGGGGATTCCGGGGCGTCTTGTTTCATCTCTCCAGATCACTGAAGATAAAATGGGTGAGGGCTTCTGCTTCCTTCGCGGTAGCGATAAAGGGGGGCATGTATGCTCTTTTATTTCCCATACTCTCATAAATAAAGGTCATGCCTTTGGGTTTCATGCCTTGGGTCAATGAGGTGATGTTGTTGAACGGACCACCGACGGAATGGCAAGAGAGACAGAGAAGATCAAAGACCTGTCTGCCTGTTTTGCTCATGTTTTCGTCTTTAATCTCCCGGGTATCGACCCATTTTGCTGTATGCAGAATTCCAGCATCTTTTACTGCATCGATCTCAGTTTTCAGAATCGTGTTTGAGTACATGAAGTTATGAATAATATACGGTCTGCGCCCGCTTTCGCGGATGAATTCAAATGAGCCAAGATAAAAGAGGCCGAGTACCAGCATGACTGCTGCCAGACCCCGGTTGATGTTGGCAGGCATCTTAATTGCCATACCGAGGCCGCCAAGAATAATCAGAGGTGAACAGACAATGAAAATCTTGATTACAGGTTGGATGTCGGGCATGTTTTTAAAAATCAATTCGTGCATGTCCGGGGGCAGGGCGCTTTTGTACCACCATGCGGAAGTGAGAAAGAGAACAAAGGGGGCCAGAAGCCACTTGGCGCAATAACGGACAAGGGTTGTTCTCAGAGCATCATCTTTTGACCATGAAGCGGTAAGGAAGCCGAACAGGCCTGCCAACATGATGGCGAGAAAGAATCTGAAAAAGAGGGACGGCCAAAACGTGGGATGAAAAAAACCGTGCCAGAAATTACCAGTGATTAGCCATTCGCCCGGGGTAAGCATGAAACCTACAATGCCGTTGATCACAAACAGCGATAAGAACGCTGCGGCAAAATATATCCAGCCGATGGTCAGATGGGTCCTGTTGCTGATTCGGTTGAATGTTTTGTAATAGATAAACAAGGAAATGATCTCGACCAGGAAAAAGACCCACTCGGTGGCCCACGCAAAAACAAAGAGATGGATCAGTTTAGAAGTTGCGGCCGGATTTAGAACCGAGATTGTGAACCAGATACCTACTCCGGTCAAAGCCCCGAGCACCATGGTGAGTAGAACAAAAAGTCGGGTGTGTTTATAAACATACCCTAGGATACTTGGACTGTTTTCACGCAAGCCCTTATGTTCCGTAAGCACCAGAAAAAGTCCGCCGCCGATCGCGAAATGGGAAATATAGACATGAAGAGTCGCAATCAGGGCAATAAGAAGACCGCCACCGGCAAAGTCTAGTTGCCATACTGGATAGTTCATGACTTACCCTCCATTTCACTGCAGACTTTTTTCATCATCCACCATATCAGCCAAATTGCAAAGAGTAGGGCGGTAGAAAAGATGATGAACGGACCGTACACCGGATTGACTGGTAGCTCGGAGATGTTAATGTAATCCTGCAGATAGCTGTTGCGAGCGATTTCACGGGCAACAGTCATCATCATGATGGTTGCGAGTGTCCACAGTGTAGCTTTATAAATTCGATAAGATTGAGCATAAATCACTGACAGGGCACAGAATGCAACGGAAGCGATTATCATTATGAAAAAAGCTTTGCCGGCCGGATCAGGCGTAATAATAATATTGTTTTGCAGGGCGCTCAGGAACCAGAAGCCCACGCCAAAATTGATGATGGTGCTGTAGGTGAACCAGTTGCAGCCGTATGTAATTCGCTTTTTGCGAGTTTCTTGGGTCAACCCCTGATCACGGTCTGAAAAAACTGCCAGGGATAAACCTCCAACGGCGATCGCAGACAAGATAAAATGAAGATATCTGGGAAGCAGGGCTGAGTCGGAAAGATTCAACATCCAACCGCCACGGCAGGAAAAATATCCGAGCCAGCTTGCAGGATCCTGCATGATGCTGATGTTGTTTGTGAAGAAAAAAGAGATCAGCAGAAACATGGCGATCGGCAGGCCGAGCAACAAGGTCTGGTGACCGCATCTCTCAAACTGGAAATTGTATAAGTATACCAGATAGTAACTGATGATAAGAAGGACCACGATAGTCAACCAGAAAGCGGCCATGAGGACTGTGCTGGTATAAAAAAATTGGCCGTATAATGTCTGGAGGAATAAGAGGGGGGCAACACCGAAATTTATCGTAAATGCCAGCGAGTAGGGGAGGGTCCGGACCAGATCTCTGCTGAGAGAATTTTGTTCTGTGTCAACGCCGGCCGGTGGCCCGGCAAGTGCAATGAAACCGGAGCCCAGCATAATGTTCATTGCCAGAAAATGAAGAAAAGTGGTTGCTATGAGAAAGATCTGCAGCCAGACCCAGGAAACCGGAATTGCTTCCGGAGGCGGCATCAGGGAAATAGGATCCATTGCTCGCTCCTCAAATTATGATTTGAAATTCATGAAATATACTACTGTGATATTAATTCTATTGGAAGGGTAAAGCAAAATCAAATTGCGGTTGTATCTGAGTAGAAACCAAGCCTGTTACTCCCTGTGACTGGCGGGGAGGGTAGAAAATGTCACGACCCTAGCTGTGTTCATTTTCATTATGAAAAAATTGTGCTGAGCGTGTTGTGAAAGGAGACAACTTTTAATCTGCCTGATTCATAGGGCGAGGTGGAACAACCAGGCCATGAGAGCTGCCCAGCCTTCTGACCATGTCGAGGAATGAGTTGGGCATTGGCAGACTGCGATCTGTCAGGAGAAGGCCACGGTCTTCAGCCGTGCGGAGAACTGAGTCGTCCGCATCTTCTCCCCGTTCGATACGGTTACAGATGGTTTGCATGCGCAGAGCATCTGTTAGAGGGATCAGGACTCTTTCGCCAGTTTCAGTCAGAGCCGCAATTTCCTGATCAATCAATGCTTTGTTTTCGCGGGTGAACGAGGCAAAAGGTTCCTCGGTGTTTGCCTGGGCAAACAGTGCATTCAAAACGGCT of the Pseudomonadota bacterium genome contains:
- the cysS gene encoding cysteine--tRNA ligase is translated as MKKYSNILSRIGNTPLVPIQRLNPYKNVLILAKLESFNPGGSVKERIALNMIETAEKSGELTPDKIVLEATSGNTGIGLAMVCAVKGYKCQLVMPESASIERRKIMTAYGAEILLTPAKRATDGAIEQAYAMAREHPDRYFLTDQFNNDANWQTHYQHTGPEIWEQTDGKVTDVVATLGTTGTVMGICRYMAEHHPEVKVTAMEPFLGHKLQGLKNMKESYKPGIFKRNEPFQVINIPDEEAFSKARQLAAREGLFVGMSSGAAMCAALTRAAQIEKGLIVVIFPDGGEKYLSTPLFSAEQVKEEVEVVSRLKFYNTLSKRKELFRPVNPKTVTFYTCGPTAHEPANLGHCRRFIHSDLVSRTLKYRGYEVKFFMNFTDLDDNTIRGAEENGQSVADFTAGYISQFKQDIAALGVLPATEYPKASEHVNRMIDMSRDLVKKGFAYEKHGSIYFDISKFSGYGRLSGIDLSKIQHGKTVDLDDYEKDSPVDFTLLKRSALTELKSGIYFETEWGKMRPGWHIECAAMSCHFLGDTIDIHSSSRDLMFPHHENEIAIAEALSGKPLANFWLHSELVLVEGKKLSRGAGNLITLKDLVAKGYSARQVRYYLLRTHYRKPINFSYRKFDAALASLKRLDEFCIKILCLPPDLPHPEVAAYLTELEERFFAGLDDDLNVSKAFGALFDFAKRVNPILEAGRLDRDQKAYILDALRRINSVLNILKLEECPLAPEIDKLIKEREDARRNGDWVKADGVRDQLASQGIEVIDTAKGTTVWKEKKGGK
- a CDS encoding cytochrome ubiquinol oxidase subunit I, with product MNYPVWQLDFAGGGLLIALIATLHVYISHFAIGGGLFLVLTEHKGLRENSPSILGYVYKHTRLFVLLTMVLGALTGVGIWFTISVLNPAATSKLIHLFVFAWATEWVFFLVEIISLFIYYKTFNRISNRTHLTIGWIYFAAAFLSLFVINGIVGFMLTPGEWLITGNFWHGFFHPTFWPSLFFRFFLAIMLAGLFGFLTASWSKDDALRTTLVRYCAKWLLAPFVLFLTSAWWYKSALPPDMHELIFKNMPDIQPVIKIFIVCSPLIILGGLGMAIKMPANINRGLAAVMLVLGLFYLGSFEFIRESGRRPYIIHNFMYSNTILKTEIDAVKDAGILHTAKWVDTREIKDENMSKTGRQVFDLLCLSCHSVGGPFNNITSLTQGMKPKGMTFIYESMGNKRAYMPPFIATAKEAEALTHFIFSDLER